Proteins encoded in a region of the Mercenaria mercenaria strain notata chromosome 1, MADL_Memer_1, whole genome shotgun sequence genome:
- the LOC123545268 gene encoding uncharacterized protein LOC123545268, translated as MNPRGTETVQEYWQKCAEQINVKFPGSNRKGLFKSLAQRLFVSPQCRQPVTVTSRTVDVGTQTEDQIRTDDTKLDWVFMQPTKDMQRYSKQQHCQEIGSETLKQRRISFQF; from the exons ATGAATCCAAGAGGCACAGAGACTGTTCAGGAATACTGGCAAAAATGTGCTGAACAGATAAATGTGAAGTTCCCCGGAAGCAACAGAAAAG GACTTTTCAAGAGTCTGGCTCAGCGTCTGTTTGTGTCTCCGCAGTGCAGACAACCAGTTACTGTTACAAGCCGCACAGTTGATGTTGGCACCCAAACAGAAGATCAAATAAG gacAGATGACACAAAATTAGATTGGGTGTTTATGCAGCCAACTAAAGACATGCAG AGGTACTCCAAGCAACAGCACTGCCAAGAGATAGGATCGGAAACACTAAAGCAACGGAGGATCTCATTCCAGTTTTAG